CTGTTAATAAAGCATCTATATTTAATTCACCTTTTGCTGTCAACCAACTAGGACTAATTAAAGGTAAACTGTCCTGAGTTCCTTGTACTAAAACACGGGGAATAACTTCACGATAAATGGGGTTAGAAATAACTAATCCCCCCATCGGATCACGTCGTAATAATCCTAAATCTATTAAATATTGCCTATCATCTGCTAGGGTATCGGGTAAGGTTTGCCCTGCTAAAATTGGTTCAATAATGTTTTTAACTCGTTTTTCTCTGAGTTTTTCCGCTAAACTATCTAAATGAGTATCCTGACGAGCTATTAATATTTCTTTGGCTGTTAAAATATGTTTTTTAGTAATAGTAATACTTCTATCTTTTACCATTTTTTCTACAATTTCTTTAGCTAAGGCATTGACTAGCCAAGGTTGTCCTTGGGTTAAATCAAACGCTGTTTCTATTGCTTCTGGTGTGAAAATTTGTCCAGTTGCTGCTGTATGCTGTTGATATAATTCTCCTACTTCTGCAAGATTAAAATTTCGCATGGTAAGAGAAGCAACTTTGATATTAAAAGGACTAGATGTATTTAATCTATCACTACCACCAGATGCTACTTTATAATCTCTCACATCTCGTAAACCAATTAATCCTACAGATGAGGGAAAATTTTCAGGACGGTTAGGAAACCCATCTCTTAACTGTCGTAAAATAGAAATTAATGTTTGGTCTTGTAAAGAGTCAATTTCATCTATAAATAATACTATGGGACGATTTAAAGATGTTGCCCAACTTTGTAAAAAAGCCTTAATTCTATTTCCTGGTTCTTCCTGTTGCCATTGTTTAGCAGCTGGTTGCAATTCTTTAGGTAAGCGGATATTTATTGTATTATACCATGCCCCTAAAATTGCCAATTCTGCGGCAGCAGGATCATGATTAAATGCACTTCCTACTTCCACTGATACCATGACTGCGGCATAATTTCCAGTATCGGTAAGTTGTTTTGCTAGGGCTAACATTGCGGTGGTTTTCCCCGTTTGTCGTGGTGCGTGAAGGACAAAGTAACTTTCTTGTTTAATTAAATCCTCTAAATCTGGTAATCGTACTGTGGGAGATAACATATAGTGGATATCGTCTTTACAGGGACCGGCAATATTAAACCA
This portion of the Microcystis aeruginosa NIES-2549 genome encodes:
- a CDS encoding ATP-binding protein, translated to MTRWFNIAGPCKDDIHYMLSPTVRLPDLEDLIKQESYFVLHAPRQTGKTTAMLALAKQLTDTGNYAAVMVSVEVGSAFNHDPAAAELAILGAWYNTINIRLPKELQPAAKQWQQEEPGNRIKAFLQSWATSLNRPIVLFIDEIDSLQDQTLISILRQLRDGFPNRPENFPSSVGLIGLRDVRDYKVASGGSDRLNTSSPFNIKVASLTMRNFNLAEVGELYQQHTAATGQIFTPEAIETAFDLTQGQPWLVNALAKEIVEKMVKDRSITITKKHILTAKEILIARQDTHLDSLAEKLREKRVKNIIEPILAGQTLPDTLADDRQYLIDLGLLRRDPMGGLVISNPIYREVIPRVLVQGTQDSLPLISPSWLTAKGELNIDALLTAFLKFWRQHGEPLLGSTGYHEIAPHIVLMAFLHRVVNGGGVLEREYAIGSDRMDLCLQYKDVTLGIELKVWRDKKRNPQADGIEQLESYLGRLGLDFGWLFIFDRRKNALPMEERLSTEVVVTENQYRITVIRA